The following DNA comes from Tumebacillus amylolyticus.
GAAGAAACACATCTTGCAAGGCCGAGCGCTGATCGAAGGGAAGTTCCACGACGATCAAGTGCTGGTCTGCGAAGACGGACGATTCACGTATGTCGGGCCGCTGCGTGACGGAGACGTGCCGGATGCCGTGTATGAGACGGGGATTCTCGTGCCGGGGTATCTGGACTTGCATGTGCATGGGGTGCATGGGTCGGACGTGATGGATGGAAGTTTGGAGGCTTTGGAGACGATCTCGCGAGGCTTGGCGACGTATGGCGTCACCGGGTTTCTCGCGACGACTTTGACCGGGGACTTGGAGCATCTCCTCAGCGTGCTCCGCACGTGTGCAGAATTTGCTCGTCGTGAACCGGTTGGGGCATCCTTGCTCGGGGTTCACTTGGAAGGGCCGTGGATCAACCTGCGTTACAAAGGCGCGCAAAACGAATCGCATGTCATTCGCCCGTTGTTGCGCGATGCACAGCGGCTGGTGGAAGCGGGGCAGGGGTTGCTGAAACTGGTGACTCTTGCGCCTGAACATCCGGAGGCGGCTGAGGTGATTGCGTACCTGAGCGAACAAGGCGTGCGGGTCTCCGTAGGACACTCCGATGCGACGTTCGATGAAGTAACAAGTGCGATGGCACACGGACTCCAACATGTGACGCACTGCTGCAATGCGATGCGCGGCTTGCATCATCGCGAGCCCGGCGTGGTCGGGGCCGCTCTGTACCATGATGACTTGACGACAGAGTTGATTGCGGACGGGGTACACGTGCATCCGGCGGTGATGAACATTCTCTACAAAGTCAAAGGACAAGAACGTCTCGTGCTGGTCAGTGACGGCATGCGTGCCGTCGGGATGGCGGACGGTGAATATGACCTTGGCGGACAGAATGTGTACATGGTCGGAGGTGAAGCCCGCTTGGTGGACGGAACATTGGCGGGCAGCACGTTGACACTCGATCGTGCGGTGCGCAACATGGTTGAACTCGGGCACGCTCCGCTGGAGAAAGCTGTGGCGATGGCTTCCACCACGCCTGCGGCGGTCCTTGGTTTGCAAGGGCGCAAAGGGGCACTCGCAGTTGGATACGACGCGGACTTTGTGTGGCTGGATGAGGCACGGCAAGCTCGAGCGACGTACATCGCAGGAGAACTTCGGGCGTAAAGAATAGCATCAGAAAAGGGGATTGTACGAGGTGTAGAGGAGAGGAACGCACCTCGGGAAAAGAACGGCCCTGTCGGCAAAGGCGACAGGGTCGTTTTTTCACGTATAGAGGGTAGTCGGGCGTAGGATGTGCTTAGTCGATGTGGCGGAAGATGCCGACGACTTTGCCCAAGATGGTGACGTTGTTGTAGCGCATCGGTTGAAGCGAGGGGTTCTCCGGTTGGAGGCGGATGTGATCGGCTTCCTTATAGAAGCGTTTGACGGTCGCTTCATCGTCTTCGGTCATTGCGACGACGATTTCACCGTTGTTTGCCGTCGCCTGTTGACGGACGATCACGAGGTCGCCGTCGAAGATCCCGGCGTCGATCATCGAATCTCCCGAGACATTCAGCAGGAACACGGACGAATCGCCGACGAACGAAGTCGGCAGCGGGAAGTAGTCCTCAACGTTCTCAATCGCAGTGATCGGCTGACCCGCTGTGACTTTCCCGATGATCGGAGCCATGACGGTCGAGTATTCGAAACGGCCGCTCTCTGTGTCTGCTTCCAGATCGAGCACTTCAATCGCG
Coding sequences within:
- the lexA gene encoding transcriptional repressor LexA, producing MLKLSKRQQEIMDFIKNEVRAKGYPPSVREIGEAVGLASSSTVHGHLARLEQKGLIRRDPTKPRAIEVLDLEADTESGRFEYSTVMAPIIGKVTAGQPITAIENVEDYFPLPTSFVGDSSVFLLNVSGDSMIDAGIFDGDLVIVRQQATANNGEIVVAMTEDDEATVKRFYKEADHIRLQPENPSLQPMRYNNVTILGKVVGIFRHID
- the nagA gene encoding N-acetylglucosamine-6-phosphate deacetylase; this translates as MKKHILQGRALIEGKFHDDQVLVCEDGRFTYVGPLRDGDVPDAVYETGILVPGYLDLHVHGVHGSDVMDGSLEALETISRGLATYGVTGFLATTLTGDLEHLLSVLRTCAEFARREPVGASLLGVHLEGPWINLRYKGAQNESHVIRPLLRDAQRLVEAGQGLLKLVTLAPEHPEAAEVIAYLSEQGVRVSVGHSDATFDEVTSAMAHGLQHVTHCCNAMRGLHHREPGVVGAALYHDDLTTELIADGVHVHPAVMNILYKVKGQERLVLVSDGMRAVGMADGEYDLGGQNVYMVGGEARLVDGTLAGSTLTLDRAVRNMVELGHAPLEKAVAMASTTPAAVLGLQGRKGALAVGYDADFVWLDEARQARATYIAGELRA